agatagatagatagatagatagatagatagatagatagatagtgttTTGTCGAAGGCCACCATTAGGTAGCTCTCAGTGGGCTCAGACTTATAGTGTCAGTGTGTGTTGTTATGTAACCCTGGGTTACTTGGAGAAGGTGATACCTATGTCTCAATAATACCATTTCTTGAAATTAATGAAGatgatttttaatatatattgatGTTCTTTGTCTGAGGCATTTTGAATGTGTGACTTAACATGATGATTTTCCTAAATTGTTCCTTGATAAGTCTTtaattttctcttccatttttaaatttgaaagacTCTGTCAATGTCTGTAGGTTTGTGGGTTCTTTTTACCCAGTGTTCTACCCATTACTGTCACTTTTGATTCCCATATTACCTGAGATTTGGCCTGTAGCACCCCTTTAAGCTGGCTGTCTTGATTGGGCTTCCCATCATGTTTTGTGACTGGGTATGCCCGCCCCCCCGAGTTAGTTAGGGAAGTGCTTTCAGCAACTTCTGTGTGATCCCTTTCCATGACGGGAGTGCAGAGTGTTGGGGGTGTGTTCTACAATACTGGAGTTGTTTGACCACCACCAGGCCCTAATTAATATGTTTATTGAAGCTAGTTCAGTACATTTAGAcagaagaaataataaagaatgaAGAGAAGCTGTTTACTGGTTCTCTTTTTGCTGAAGAGGGCTATAAGTGAGCCGGGTCTGTCTAGGCTAGATTTTCTTTAAAGTGCAcataggagatggctcagtaggtaaaggcactttgCCACACCATTCTGGGATCAAACCAAGTTTGATCCCTTGAGCCCatgtaaagatggaaggagagaaccaactcttcagtgttgtcccctgaccttcacacatgcagTGTGGGTCATACTTCTCTCTCACATTGAACACAATTATGTttgtttgaaatagggtctcagtTTGTACATCAGGCTtttcctgaactcacagagatcccttgtgtagtgctcatttttttttacactatATTTTGTTTGGGGTGTTTAGGTCTTTACCTCACTTCCAACCttccaaccctaggtaggagagagaaggttagtgaggagagggggcacagacccctttacttctcccaacTGTTTAGAGTgaatgggttcttttagggctataccaatctccatcaccagcaaatgcagccagcagtctcttCCAAGCTGCTGTGTCCTGAAGcatttctctcagtctgtctgctccaaacttaCACACTGTCAATGACCACACCCTGAATGAGACAATTATCAgttgtggacaaactaaagcccaaactaaaattccatatttgggattaaaacaaacaaaaaatatgtttACATGATGTAACTGAGTTTTTTAAGAAACCAGAACTTTCATTACACCCCTGCCTCtgctaagtgctaggattaaaactacgcgccaccatgcctggcttaataaGAATTTGGAAGTTTTTAAAGTGCAGCCTGGGAGATGatttcagcagttaagagtactaggTTACACTTTcggaggaccctggttcagttcccagttcccacatactggttcacaactgtctgtaactctggtttcaGGAGATCCAATACTCAGAGTCCTTGTGGGCACTGCTTGTTTGTAAATGCAGGTGAAACAACCATACACATATTTTTGAGAATCTTTATGTGtagaaaatgtttctctttttttaaaatgtgtttaagtgttttgcctgaatgtatgtgtgtatactacATGTGTTCTCTACTCAAGtaggccaaaagaaggcattaGAACCCCATGTAAATGGAGTTAAGGTTGTTaggagccactgtgtgggtactgagaactgaacatgggtcctctgcaaaaacaacatgttcttttaaccattgagccatctctccagcccctagaacaTGTTTCTTTGAGTGGGGACATTTTTGTTCTctaagcttgtttgtttgttttctagacaaggtttctctgtgtagccttggttgtcctggaactcactgtagaccaggctggcctggaaatcatagaaatctgcctgcctctgcctcccaagtgctgggattaaaggcgtgtaccaccaccacctgactaGTTACTCATATTTTAAGTAGTTgggatttttggtttgtttgtttaattatttattttcatttttatgtgcattggtgttttgcatgcatgtatatatgtgtgagggtgtcagatcttggagttacagagagttgtgaactgccatgtcggtgctgggatttgaacccaggtggtctggaagagcagtcagtgctcttaactgctatgttatttaaattattttatgtgtgtgggtgttttgcctgcatctatgtttGTGCACTACTTGCGTGccttgtgcctgcagaggccagaagagggtgttgcatcacctggaactggagttacagacaattgtgagttaccaagtgcatgctgggaattaaacctatgtcctttgaaagagtagtcagtgctcctaaccactgagcccctGAGCACCTGTTTTTTAAAGCACCTTTCTCCTTGGGGGGAGgaatgtctgtctgcctctgcttagCTCATGAAAATATGTCTTTCCTTCCAGGAAGGTTGTGCAGGGCAAGCCTTTCCTGTGCTGGAGCTGCTGCATTTCCAACAGAGTCAGAGCGGCACTGCAATGGGTTCCCTGCAGGAACTGAAGTCACCAACAGGCCATCAGCTTGGAGACCCCTGGTGCTTCTCATCCCTCTCCGACTGGGACTTACAGATATCAATGAGGCCTATGTGGAGACGCTGAAAGTGAGTCTTAAGCGTAACTCTTAACATGGGCCCCATGCTTTCAAATTTTCATCTATTTCAATGTGTGTTTGCCTAGCTGTTCCTCCCAAGAGTGGAGCTAGAATTAATTTTATAAGTCATGTTGAAACTCTTATAAGTCATGTTGACACTTTACAAAGTGTCTTCAGGACCAGTCAGCCTATTGCTGAAGGCATcaggtccttctgtctctcccagGTCTCTCTGCTGTGCCCTATCTGGGCATCTTTTAAGCTTCTAATTCTGTCtggagcagtagttctcaacctgtggttcatGACCCCTTTGTGGGTGGGGATAGGCCAATGAAGATGGGTACTGTAGATAGATTCACTGAGAATTCCATCCATTTCTTCCTTTGATTTCCCCTACTACTATCACCAAGAGGCAAAACCTTTTGTACTATTTACTTCAGATATTAAACTGAAAGTCAGCCTTACTGTATGGAATGGCAGTACTGCTTTTTATTAAAATCTTTCACTTTTAATCACCTTTCAGTGTTCAGGTAAGACCAAGTATATAAAATCTCTCACTTCTTTTGGTTCTGATTTGTCCCTCCATATCTCCTGACTATccctggcctctctctctctaccgCTGCTGTAGCTTCTGAGATCACTTCCTCTGTCACTTCCTTGCTGATTTCCCATTCTTATCTGACTTGTCTTCTGTTGTCATTTCTTCTGTCCCATTGGCCAGGCCACCACTTCATTGCGCCTGTTCACACTTCGCACTTATAGCTGCATATCATTCTACAAGCTATCCCCCAATCCTATCACCTCTCCTTCCCAGTTTCCCCATATAGAACTGTGAGCCTATGCTGTGTGTTGTTAGATCTCTTGTACTGGAAGCTTTCTGTGATatgtcttcttgtatttcttctgTGTCATTCGGGTAGGCCCCTGGAGGCTGTGGCCTACCTGTGATTGTGGAAGGTGAGGCACACACTTCTGTGTGTTGGACTATGTAGGAGCATGCTTTTTGCATGCTGTCGCAAGGCCGGTGTGCTCAGtggccttccctcttctctctgcagcACTGTTTCATGATGCCCCAGTCCCTGGGTGTTATTGGAGGGAAGCCCAACAGTGCCCACTACTTTATTGGCTACGTTGGTGAGTCTGGCTTGCATGCTGTGCTGGGTGCATAGGGATGGTCTTTCTCCCTGAAGGAGTGGATCTTTTCTGTGGAGCTGTGTTGTTACCTCACTTGCTTCCTCCTAATCACCGTGGTGGCATGCACCCCACTGCTACCTGACATTTTGATTCCTACCTACCTTCTTTATGCTGACTATGATATGGTGGGTCTGGATGTTGCTCTGGCCTGCTCCCTTCCTCTTGCCCACCTCTGGCTAACTGCCTGTGATGTCTTCATCATCTTGCCCAGGTGAGGAGCTCATCTATCTGGATCCCCACACTACACAGCCTGCAGTGGAGCTGACTGACAGCTGCTTTATCCCCGACGAGAGCTTCCACTGCCAACACCCTCCCTGCAGGATGGGCATTGGGGAGCTTGACCCATCCATTGCTGTGGTATGTCCCAACCATACAAACTCCTAGGCAATTGTTCTGTGTTATCCTGTGCCAGTCCTGCAGTGGACTATAAAGGAAAATGTCTAGATTTTTGTAGTTTTTCCAATATTGTAGAGTGTTAGGTTCACATAGTTGAGGATCCCAAGACCTCTTATCTTCTCCGAAGACAGTTCACCTCCTGAGTGGCTTTCATAACCACAATGTATGCAAGTGTTGCCTGAAATAGAGTGTATGTACCAACTGTGAGGGTGTGTGTTTCTCCTCCTTATAACACATAAATGACAGCTTGATTGAGTCACCTATCTGTACCTCTTTttctctgagttttttttttttcataatttttttatttgtttacttgatGTATCTTGGAGATGATTCCCCTGAATGAGCTCCTCCATCTCCCTTTTTGATGATATAGTAGGAATTTCTTATGGGTTATGCAACCCTGCCTACTCAAAATATATGTgggagaaagagaataaaaaaactcacaaaagtaaaaacagtgcCATACCTGGGAAGTCACTGCCTTGTCAGACTGTTCATCTTGTTCATTGGCAGTGCAGCATGTCAAGTACCAATCTCTGACTGTCACAAAGACACAACACCCAGTACACACTCTGCCACATATGACCCTGCCAAGTTCTGAGAACAGTCTGGGACTCTGTGGCTCAGGCTCCCTATAGAACCCACTGTAAATCCCTCCTCTCACTAGAGTTTGTATACATTACAGTGACTACAGCTCAGCAGCACACAGTGATTGGAACTTGATGTACTTAAAGCCAGCTAGACAGCCAGCCATGTAGAAGATGTGAGACACGCGGGACTAGCGAGTGCATAGAGCATGATGTTTAAGCCCCAGTCCTAGCTTTTGAGAGCTGAGATCAAGGACACATGGTAGAATTACTCTTCCTGTCACCATCGGATAGGCCTTCCATCATCATTGAGGGATGCCTGTATGTGTGAACCAAAGCATGGGCAGAGCAGACTGCCTGGCAAGTGCACTCCAGGATCTCTGAAGACTAGAGATTACAGCTTCATGCTTGTCATAGATGTGGTCACCACTCTCACGATAATTTTCATTTTAGGGATTTTTCTGTAAGACTGAGGAAGACTTTAATGACTGGTGTCAGCAAGTTAAAAAGGTCTGTAGCTGCCCCTGTCCAGAGCCAAGATGAAACCTCTGGGGACCCAGGCATTGAAGTGGCTGGGGTAAAGGGAGTCTCTTTGTATGGTCTAGCTAGGAACTGGTTGCCCGGGGAGTTTTGTTCCTGCCTCACACTTGGGCAGGTTGTATGGGGCAGGGGCCTCACATTGCTGTTTCTCCTGGTTATATGTAGGTCATAAATAAGTTTTACACATTACCTTTATGGTGGGGTGGGGTTCTGGCTTACTCATCTGTGGTTATGTAATAAATTGTATGCTAAAGGCTGCCCCTGTGCTGGTTGTTTCCTGTTATCCTCCCATGCCTTCTGTGATCATGTATGCCTGATGGGGTGACACACCATTACTAGTAGGCAGGCCTGTGCTGTGCTGATCACTGTGTTGGGCTATGCTGTAACCTTTAGTATGTATACTACCTCCATGTTCTTATCTGTGAAATTAGATTAGATGTCTGCAGGCTGGAGGCTATAATGACTTTCAAGGGCATCTAACAGCTGTATCTCACTGACAGCTATCCCTGCTTGGAGGCGCCCTGCCAATGTTTGAGCTGGTGGAACAGCAGCCTTCCCATCTGGCCTGCCAGGATGTCCTGAACCTGTCCCTAGGTGAGTGGGGAGACTGCAGACCCAAGTCTGGATTGGATGGTCCCCTGTCCATATCTCTTAGTTCATGTAGTCTGTGCCTGCCACAAGCCCTCAGGTCTTGATCTTTTTCCTATTAACGCTTTGTGAGGCCCAGATGCAAATAGCTAGTTTGTTGAGAGGGAACTGTAGAGCGCCCCATGCCTGAGCTTGGCAGCTTATCCATGTCTAGCCAGGGTGCTGTGGAATGAAGCATGTTCCCACAGGTTCCTTAGGCACTGTAATGACAATGGGTTTTGTGATGATGGAGTCCATCTATAAGTCACTGGGAATGAGAAGTCCTGGCTCCTTGGACTATGACTTGTGCCTGCAGGGTTCAGCCCTGGTCCTATAGGGCAGCACAATAGAGTTCAAGGACCAGCCTTAGGAGATACCTGGTTAGACCTGGTTACCCCTAAAAGGAATGGAGGTACCCTTTCTTGCCTTCATTCTCCTGGATCTGTAGCAGATCCTACCACTTGTATGCTGGCAGGAGTTAGCTATTGTCTTTCACAGAATTCCCATCCCTCCTTAGGACCTGTCACTTGCTCATAGGTCCAAACCCCTGTATACTTATTAAGACTCTAGTCTGGAAGGGGCTTACAGGGCATAGCAGGCCTATTTTAATCTATCCCCTTCTATTACAAACCCCACTCATACTAGCTCCCAAGACATGTCTAATGTTTTATCTTGTTCCTTCCAGATTCTTCTGATGTAGAGAGACTGGAGAGGTTCTTTGACTCTGAGGATGAAGACTTTGAAATCTTGTCCCTCTGAAATATCCTGGGGTTGGGGGATGGCCTCCATGGCCTTCGTTGGGGTGCTTTGAGAACCCAGACCTGCCTTGGGCACTCAGTGTCACCGCATTCCATCCACCTAGCCCACCCCTGCCAAGTGCTGTTCGCCTGTGCCACCTCTGTCCAGAGGGCCACTCTGCTCATGGACCAAGGACTGCGGTGCCTGGAGGCCTTACTGCTTGGAGTCAGACTGCCTAACCCCAAACACACGAAGGGCCTGTCCACATGAGGTTGCCCATCAGAAGGCCTagtcaggaagagcagcaagtcaGGAACTTCCAGAGTTCTCCACTTGATACTGCCAGCCCTGGTCAGCACATCAGCTTTGGTTCTGCTTTCTTCTGGGCATCTGGGTCTATGGTTTATTTGGAATTAAAGCCCTATTTGAAGTTGTTTAACAAAGACATGAATTTCTGGGGCACTTCCCAGGGCAGCCTTAGAAGATCTGCAGGTTGAAGTGTACAGAGTGACAGTCACATCATGGCCTCATACTGCTGGGCAGGGTGAGCTTTCAGGCTGTTCCTCTGCCCAGTGTGATTTATCAAGGGCTACCTCAGTGGGAGAGCATATGGAAAGAATCACAGCAAGGCTGCTACTTGCTTTGGAGAGAAAATATTCTTGTGAGGCACTGGAAAAATCCAAAGATATCAGTGTGCATGGTCACAGTGTGGACACCTGAAGCTTGGGGCAGCTGACAAGCCCCCAGGGCATCTGGAGTTGTAGTCCTGAGGTTCCCTATTAAGACCTCACTAGGGAAGAGGTTTGTTTCCTCTAAGGGGTTGATGCATTTGTTAGCTTGCCACCCAGCTTccctcagggaggaaagggaggggagcagAGCTGCTCTTTGCTTTTCACACTGTGCCCGCTGGTAGTAGGGTACACACTGCTACTTGAGccttcctctctgttcctttGAGAAAACTCTCCTGGATCACAGAGAATTTTAGATGGTTTGGATCCAAAAAGATAAAAGTACTACAGCTTTGTGGTACACAATAAACATTTGGACAGAGCTAGTAGCTCCAGGCACTAGCAGGTGAAGTGTCCAGCCCTCCTTGGCACATACCTGACACCTTCTAACCCTGGCTTTCTGGGCCCTCAAGCTTTGATGCTCTAGGTCTGCTGTCTTAGAAAAAGGCCTGTCCTCCCCCTAGATACCAACAGGGCAGTGTGCCGTGGCCCTTGCAGGAGCCTTTACTAAAAACTCTTCCCTAGCAGCCTGTAGATGGGTGAGGCTGGAGCTGTTCGCTGATAAAGCAGCTCTAAGGGGCCCACAAGGTAGCAGGAGGCATCCCTGTCCATCAAGTATTGATGacatatttatttcatcttattctctttctctctcacacagctTGTCCCTTAGCTTCAGGTGGGGTGGGATAGGGGAAAGGCCAGGACAGTTGCCATTCCTCTGGGACTTGCTTCCTGAATCCAGTAGCCATTGTGCTGGCTGTGGCCCAGGGTCTTGCTGTTAACTCCTGCTGTTGGTAACCAAGGGTGGCTGTGTGGAACACTACAACCCTAGGGAACTCCCAGGGCTTGAGAAAGGCTTCCTGAGGTTGTTCATTCTTAGTAGTGTAGTTTGCAATTCTTAATGGTAATAATAAGTTTCAGTAGAAAACAAAGCTTGTGTGTgttgatttttctttcagttatggTTAGATGTGATTTTAGTGTTAACAGGTAAAGATTTCCCCAAGTTGGACAAGTAGAGCCTGCTCTGCCTCTGGTCTGGCTATGTAGCCAATGTCTGTTTTCCTTAAGTAAATACATAgtcctaaaaagaaaaagtgcaaggagaacatgataaaaaaaaatgtaaaaatgagcCAGGTGatgccgggtggtggtggtggtggggtcacgCGCCTTTAATTCCAATGCTcaggaggcaggcggatcccttaGTTTGAGTCCaggttggtctacagagtgaatttcagaacagccaggactacacagagaaaccctgtctaaaacaaaacaaaaacaacaacaacaaaaaaaaaaaaaaaaaaaaaaaaaaccagggctggagaaatgtggGCACATACACCCATAGAAATAAGTGGTAAAAATCTTGTTTAAGGGGGCTtggagcttaagagcactggctgttcttccaaaggttctgagttaattcccagcactgcaggtggctcataaccatctagaatgagatctagtgccctcttcttgctcttacatgcacacagaatacatataaaagtaaatctttaaaaataaaaaaaaagccgtATTTTAAAAATGAGCCATAACTCTTTGTCTGGAGAAAGTGGAAGAATACCCAAATACAAGGCTTGCCTCAGGTCCCTCCAGGGAAGCTGTATGTGGGGACCTGGCTTTGGCCTGGAGACAGATAGAGACACAGGCAGGGTATAAGTAGGAGACTGTGAGGATCATCTCATTCTGCCTGGTGAAATCTCAGTGGGACAATCCTGGGTTAACACCTACCTGCCCTCTTGAgtccaaataaaagaaaattgaggaCTCAAGCATTATGGCCCAAGACTAAGGCTTCCCTCTCAGTACTGtgttgatttttgtttggtttttcgaagcaaggtttctctgtgtagccttattCTCAAACTCATCGATCTGCCTTACCCaacccgagtgctgggattacaggtgtgtgcctccacaccCAGCTCTCTGTTGGCTTCTTGTGGATGCTATGACTACAGAGAACATTACCCAGAGCTGAAAGTTGTTCTTAAGGTCCTGGAGGGCAGAATGCAGACTATGCTAATAGCACATGACCCACAGCTGAAACTTGTTAAGGTCCTGGAGGGCAGAAATGTATACTATGCTACCAGCAGGGCCAATTTTCCAGCATCCAGAGGTTTCTACATTTCTCTCTTAGGCCTACAAATGCTCTATGTCTCCTGACTTGGGACTGCTTGTTAAGAAGAGGCCTGTGCTGACCTGTCAAgccccctacttttttttttctttgagacagtcagtgtctctctgtgtagccctggctggcctagaactcaagagatccacttgcctttactttctgggtgctgggattaaaagtgtataccACCTGGCCCAGGGGAATACTGAACACCCAGGTACCACCCTCTCACGCTGTGCTCCTAACCTGTGTACTTTTGAGAGTGAGACGAATGTGCTTTACCTCGTATTTAACACTTTACACACGCAAGCTGCATTCTACCAGGAAATGTCAAATCAGCCTATGTTGGAAGAGATAGTGTGAACAGCTCTAGCAGCACTGACAGAACCAACAAGGTTATCAGTGGGCTTAGAATGATGAGCATCATGCCAACAGATAAGCCTGACCACCTGCGAACACAGACATGGAGCCTCATAACACTGAAACCCACAGTGGAAATACCATCAACAGTGGGCAGACCCATCTCCACAGACGCTTAGGAGAAGCTAGTGAGGTACATTTTTAggtaaatttttttattagtttctgtAAAAAATATGAGTCTCAACTAATTGATGTTTTTAGGGATGAGTTATCAATAAAGTTCATTATGGAAAAACCATAACACATTAACACCTTTACAGCCAAGGAGTGGGTAGAGGGAGACACTGTGACTTCACACCCCCAAAATCTCAGGTTAGGACTAAAGGCCCTTAGCGCTCTCCTGCCAAGAAACAGCCCCTGCTGCATAGTGTTGAGATGTGAGCCCTCTACCAGTCTCCTAAAGGACCTGAAAATAGTATCTGCAACGGAGCACTGACTTATTTCCATAGCTCCTCCAGTGGCCTCTGTGCAGCGTTGCGGATGGCGTCCTCAGAGAGGGCTCGGATTTCTTCGTGGACGTCCTCAATGCTTTTGGAAGCATCAACCACCTGTCATCGTAGAGGAAACAGCAGAAAAAGGATCATTACACCACCTTCCCGTTATTCCCGGTGCTTGTGGTGACATTAGCTGAGCCAGGGCCCTACAAAAGCCAACCTAAATTCCCACAGGGGCCCTTCACCTACACTTTCTTTGAACTTGGTATTTTTGGTACAAAACAAGATGTACTAGCTACCTATGTTGCTCCTAAGCAGACTGAACAACTGCCCTCCAGTTGACAAGAATGGGCTCCAAGCCAGGAACAGTGACCCACCCCTTTAGCTCCAGCattcaggtggcagaggcaggaggatctctgtgagttcaagaccagcctagactacatagtgagttccaggacagccagggctacagggctacacagagagaccccgactcaaaaacaaaacaaacaaaaaacagg
Above is a window of Meriones unguiculatus strain TT.TT164.6M chromosome 15, Bangor_MerUng_6.1, whole genome shotgun sequence DNA encoding:
- the Atg4b gene encoding cysteine protease ATG4B isoform X2: MLRCGQMIFAQALVCRHLGRDWRWTQRKRQPDSYFSVLNAFLDRKDSYYSIHQIAQMGVGEGKSIGQWYGPNTVAQVLKKLAVFDTWSSLAVHIAMDNTVVMEEIRRLCRASLSCAGAAAFPTESERHCNGFPAGTEVTNRPSAWRPLVLLIPLRLGLTDINEAYVETLKHCFMMPQSLGVIGGKPNSAHYFIGYVGEELIYLDPHTTQPAVELTDSCFIPDESFHCQHPPCRMGIGELDPSIAVGFFCKTEEDFNDWCQQVKKLSLLGGALPMFELVEQQPSHLACQDVLNLSLDSSDVERLERFFDSEDEDFEILSL
- the Atg4b gene encoding cysteine protease ATG4B isoform X1, with protein sequence MDAATLTYDTLRFAEFEDFPETSEPVWILGRKYSIFTEKDEILSDVASRLWFTYRRNFPAIGGTGPTSDTGWGCMLRCGQMIFAQALVCRHLGRDWRWTQRKRQPDSYFSVLNAFLDRKDSYYSIHQIAQMGVGEGKSIGQWYGPNTVAQVLKKLAVFDTWSSLAVHIAMDNTVVMEEIRRLCRASLSCAGAAAFPTESERHCNGFPAGTEVTNRPSAWRPLVLLIPLRLGLTDINEAYVETLKHCFMMPQSLGVIGGKPNSAHYFIGYVGEELIYLDPHTTQPAVELTDSCFIPDESFHCQHPPCRMGIGELDPSIAVGFFCKTEEDFNDWCQQVKKLSLLGGALPMFELVEQQPSHLACQDVLNLSLDSSDVERLERFFDSEDEDFEILSL